One Deltaproteobacteria bacterium genomic region harbors:
- a CDS encoding TRAP transporter small permease, translating into NTFLLVFLCVIPAADVLQIGSQIRITFLIDRLRPNYRARLEILRCLAGLFFCAVMTWKGAGMAWQAWQHNDRMSTTLGTPMVIPYLFLPVGFSLLALQYAARIWARKEKSPTDPTARHPLKTDREAGQQI; encoded by the coding sequence AACACTTTCTTGCTAGTTTTTCTATGCGTAATTCCGGCCGCTGATGTCCTCCAGATAGGAAGCCAGATCCGCATTACCTTCTTGATTGACCGGTTAAGACCAAATTACAGAGCCAGGCTGGAAATCTTGCGTTGCTTAGCGGGTCTGTTCTTTTGCGCTGTAATGACCTGGAAAGGGGCAGGGATGGCCTGGCAGGCCTGGCAGCACAATGACCGTATGTCCACGACGCTGGGAACACCGATGGTGATTCCCTACCTATTCTTACCGGTGGGTTTCAGCCTCTTGGCCCTTCAGTACGCTGCCAGAATCTGGGCCAGGAAAGAAAAATCGCCGACGGACCCCACCGCCCGGCACCCCTTAAAAACAGATAGGGAGGCGGGGCAACAAATATAA